The proteins below come from a single Geobacillus thermoleovorans genomic window:
- the aroB gene encoding 3-dehydroquinate synthase, whose product MIERTIETATKRYPLLLGDGAARVLPSLLRSLSCPPGTKLFIVTDDTVAPLYLDEVRALLAAAEYDVYAYVIPSGEAAKSFDHYYACQTAALQCGLDRRSVIIALGGGVVGDLAGFVAATYMRGIRYIQMPTTLLAHDSAVGGKVAINHPLGKNMIGAFHQPEAVVYDTSFLRTLPERELRSGFAEVIKHALIRDRCFYDWLRAEIKTLADLRGEKLAYCIEKGIDIKASVVREDEKETGVRAHLNFGHTLGHALESELGYGALTHGEAVAVGMLFAVFVSERFYGRSFAEHRLADWFAGYGFPVSLPTTVQTPRLLEKMKGDKKAYAGTVRMVLLFEIGDVEVVELEDDNLLTWLDEFARQGGKE is encoded by the coding sequence ATGATCGAACGGACGATTGAAACGGCGACGAAGCGCTATCCGCTTCTTCTGGGCGATGGGGCGGCCCGCGTGCTGCCAAGCTTGCTTCGGTCGCTCTCCTGTCCGCCAGGGACAAAACTTTTCATCGTTACCGACGATACTGTGGCGCCTCTTTATTTGGATGAGGTGCGGGCGTTGCTCGCCGCCGCTGAGTATGACGTGTACGCCTACGTCATTCCAAGCGGGGAGGCGGCCAAGTCATTTGATCATTATTACGCTTGCCAGACAGCGGCATTGCAGTGCGGCCTCGACCGCCGCTCGGTCATCATTGCGCTTGGCGGCGGCGTTGTCGGCGATTTGGCTGGGTTTGTCGCCGCCACCTATATGCGCGGCATCCGTTACATTCAAATGCCGACGACACTCTTGGCCCATGACAGCGCCGTCGGCGGCAAAGTCGCCATCAACCATCCGCTCGGCAAAAATATGATCGGCGCCTTCCACCAGCCGGAAGCAGTTGTGTATGACACCTCCTTTTTGCGCACGCTGCCCGAACGCGAGCTTCGGTCCGGGTTTGCCGAGGTGATCAAACATGCGCTGATCCGCGATCGCTGCTTTTACGACTGGCTGCGCGCGGAAATCAAGACGCTCGCCGACTTGCGCGGCGAGAAACTCGCCTATTGCATTGAAAAGGGCATTGACATTAAGGCGTCCGTCGTGCGTGAGGATGAAAAAGAAACCGGGGTGCGCGCCCATTTGAATTTCGGCCATACGCTCGGCCATGCGCTGGAAAGCGAGTTAGGCTACGGCGCGCTCACTCACGGGGAGGCGGTTGCGGTTGGCATGCTGTTTGCCGTCTTTGTCAGCGAACGGTTTTACGGCCGGTCGTTCGCTGAGCATCGATTGGCCGACTGGTTCGCCGGATACGGCTTCCCGGTGTCGCTGCCGACAACGGTTCAGACGCCCCGCCTGCTTGAGAAGATGAAAGGCGACAAAAAAGCGTACGCCGGAACAGTGCGGATGGTGCTTCTCTTTGAGATCGGCGACGTGGAAGTGGTGGAAC
- the aroC gene encoding chorismate synthase — MRYLTAGESHGPQLTAILEGVPAGLELRAEHINKELARRQKGYGRGRRMQIEKDEVKITGGVRHGKTLGSPIALVVENRDFKHWQTIMAVEPIDDEAEVKRKVTRPRPGHADLNGALKYGHRDMRNVLERSSARETTVRVAAGAVAKRILEEVGIRVAGHVIEIGGVRAKKLDYRSLEELQAVTEESPVRCFDPEAGQKMMEAIDWAKKNGDSIGGIVEVIVEGVPAGVGSYVHYDRKLDAKIAAAIVSINAFKGVEFGIGFEAARRPGSEVHDEIIWSPEQGFSRRTNRAGGFEGGVTTGMPIVVRGVMKPIPTLYKPLQSVDIETKEPFAASIERSDSCAVPAASVVAEAVVAWEVAAAIVEQFGQDRMDLIKENVERARRYAKEF; from the coding sequence ATGCGGTATTTGACGGCAGGGGAATCGCATGGGCCGCAATTGACGGCCATTTTGGAAGGAGTGCCGGCCGGGCTTGAGCTGCGCGCCGAGCACATCAATAAAGAGCTGGCGCGCCGGCAAAAAGGATACGGACGCGGCCGCCGCATGCAGATTGAAAAAGATGAAGTGAAAATCACAGGCGGCGTTCGGCACGGGAAAACGCTCGGCTCGCCGATTGCGCTCGTTGTCGAGAATCGCGATTTTAAACATTGGCAAACGATTATGGCGGTTGAGCCGATTGATGACGAAGCGGAAGTGAAGCGGAAAGTGACGCGTCCGCGCCCAGGGCATGCCGATTTAAACGGCGCCCTGAAATATGGACATCGCGATATGCGCAACGTGCTGGAGCGCTCGTCGGCGCGTGAAACGACGGTGCGCGTGGCGGCTGGAGCGGTGGCGAAACGCATTTTGGAGGAGGTCGGCATCCGCGTCGCCGGGCATGTCATCGAAATCGGCGGCGTGCGCGCAAAGAAGCTCGATTATCGTTCGCTTGAAGAATTGCAGGCAGTGACGGAAGAATCGCCGGTGCGCTGCTTTGACCCGGAGGCGGGGCAAAAAATGATGGAAGCGATCGATTGGGCGAAGAAAAACGGTGATTCGATCGGCGGCATCGTTGAGGTGATCGTTGAAGGCGTTCCGGCCGGAGTCGGCAGCTACGTCCATTACGACCGAAAGCTTGATGCGAAAATCGCGGCCGCGATCGTCAGCATCAACGCGTTTAAAGGCGTTGAATTCGGGATCGGCTTTGAGGCGGCGCGCCGCCCGGGAAGCGAAGTGCACGATGAAATCATTTGGAGCCCAGAACAAGGCTTTTCGCGCCGGACGAACCGGGCGGGCGGCTTTGAAGGCGGGGTGACGACCGGGATGCCGATCGTCGTGCGCGGAGTGATGAAGCCGATCCCGACGCTGTACAAGCCGCTTCAAAGCGTGGATATCGAGACGAAAGAGCCGTTTGCGGCAAGCATTGAGCGATCGGACAGCTGCGCCGTGCCGGCGGCGAGCGTCGTCGCTGAGGCCGTTGTCGCCTGGGAAGTGGCGGCGGCGATCGTTGAGCAGTTTGGGCAGGATCGGATGGACTTGATTAAGGAAAATGTGGAACGCGCCCGCCGCTATGCAAAGGAGTTTTGA
- a CDS encoding CheR family methyltransferase, with protein sequence MDDYAQFIAKVKRKTGIDLSLYKEAQMRRRLASLYMKKGLKSFAELFAAMEKEPALWHECLDRMTINVSEFYRNAKRWEVLEHTILPRLLAENPRPNVWSAACSTGEEPYTLAMVLAKRLPLHRVSVLATDIDDNALARARLGLYSERSLVELPEEMRKKFFTKEGEYYKIDEKIKQTVKFQKHNLLADPFPRNMDLIVCRNVLIYFTEEAKRMLYRKFHDALRTGGVLFVGSTEQIFNPGLYGFEVEETFFYRKK encoded by the coding sequence ATGGACGATTATGCGCAGTTCATTGCCAAAGTGAAGCGAAAAACAGGCATTGATTTATCGCTATATAAGGAAGCCCAGATGAGGCGGCGTTTGGCGTCGTTGTACATGAAAAAAGGGCTAAAGAGCTTTGCCGAGCTGTTTGCAGCGATGGAGAAAGAGCCGGCGCTATGGCATGAATGCTTGGATCGGATGACGATCAACGTCTCAGAGTTTTACCGGAACGCCAAGCGTTGGGAGGTGCTTGAGCACACCATTTTGCCGCGGCTATTGGCGGAAAACCCGCGCCCGAACGTGTGGAGCGCTGCCTGCTCAACCGGCGAGGAGCCGTATACGCTCGCGATGGTGCTCGCAAAACGATTGCCGCTTCACCGCGTGTCGGTGTTGGCGACCGACATTGACGATAATGCGCTCGCCCGCGCGCGCCTCGGTTTGTACAGCGAACGGTCGCTTGTAGAGCTGCCCGAGGAAATGAGAAAAAAGTTTTTTACGAAAGAAGGCGAGTATTATAAAATAGACGAAAAGATTAAACAAACGGTCAAGTTTCAAAAACACAACTTGCTCGCGGATCCGTTTCCGCGCAACATGGATTTGATCGTCTGCCGCAACGTGCTCATTTATTTTACGGAAGAGGCGAAGCGGATGCTGTATCGCAAATTTCACGACGCGCTCCGGACGGGAGGCGTGCTGTTTGTCGGCAGCACCGAGCAGATTTTCAATCCCGGCCTGTACGGTTTTGAAGTCGAAGAGACGTTTTTTTACCGAAAAAAATAG
- the ndk gene encoding nucleoside-diphosphate kinase, whose amino-acid sequence MAERTFIMVKPDGVQRNLIGEIVARFEKKGFQLVGAKLMQVSRELAEQHYAEHKERPFFGELVDFITSGPVFAMVWEGENVIAAARQMMGKTNPQEAAPGTIRGDFGLTVGKNVIHGSDSLQSAEREISLFFKEEELVSYSKQINAWLY is encoded by the coding sequence ATGGCAGAACGGACATTCATCATGGTGAAACCGGACGGGGTTCAGCGCAATTTGATCGGCGAGATTGTCGCCCGTTTTGAAAAAAAAGGCTTCCAGCTTGTCGGCGCGAAGCTGATGCAAGTGTCGCGCGAGCTCGCCGAGCAACATTACGCTGAACATAAAGAGCGCCCATTTTTCGGCGAGCTTGTCGACTTTATCACCTCGGGGCCAGTGTTTGCAATGGTGTGGGAGGGCGAGAACGTGATCGCCGCCGCCCGGCAAATGATGGGGAAAACGAATCCGCAGGAGGCTGCCCCTGGCACGATCCGCGGCGATTTCGGCTTGACGGTCGGCAAAAACGTCATCCACGGCTCCGACTCGCTGCAAAGCGCTGAACGCGAAATCAGTTTGTTCTTTAAAGAAGAAGAGCTCGTCAGCTATTCGAAACAGATCAATGCATGGCTGTACTGA
- the hepT gene encoding heptaprenyl diphosphate synthase component II — MKLKAMYSFLSDDLAAVEEELERTVRSEYGPLGEAALHLLQAGGKRIRPVFVLLSARFGHYDFERIKHVAVALELIHMASLVHDDVIDDADVRRGRPTIKARWSNRFAMYTGDYLFARSLERMAELDSPRAHQVLAKTIVEVCHGEIEQIKDKYRFDQPLRTYLRRIRRKTALLIAASCQLGALAAGAPEAVANQLYWFGHCVGMSFQITDDILDFTGTEEQLGKPAGSDLQQGNVTLPVLYALCDEQVRAKITAVNADTDAEEMAAVLAAIKQTDAIERSYALSDRYLEKALRLLGELPANEARTLLHDLALYIGKRDY, encoded by the coding sequence ATGAAGTTAAAGGCGATGTATTCGTTTTTAAGCGATGATTTGGCGGCGGTCGAAGAGGAGCTGGAGCGGACGGTCCGATCCGAATACGGGCCGCTCGGGGAAGCGGCGCTCCATTTATTGCAAGCGGGCGGAAAGCGGATCCGTCCCGTTTTTGTCTTGCTGTCCGCCCGCTTTGGTCATTATGATTTCGAACGGATTAAACATGTAGCCGTAGCGCTCGAACTCATCCATATGGCATCGCTCGTTCACGACGATGTCATCGATGACGCCGACGTGCGGCGCGGCCGGCCGACGATCAAGGCGAGATGGAGCAACCGCTTTGCCATGTATACAGGCGATTACCTCTTCGCCCGTTCGCTTGAGCGGATGGCGGAGCTTGACAGCCCCCGCGCTCATCAAGTGCTGGCGAAAACGATCGTTGAAGTGTGCCACGGGGAAATCGAGCAAATCAAGGATAAATACCGATTTGATCAGCCGCTTCGCACGTACTTGCGGCGCATCCGCCGAAAAACGGCGCTATTGATCGCCGCCAGCTGCCAGCTTGGCGCCCTTGCCGCCGGCGCGCCGGAGGCGGTGGCCAACCAGCTGTATTGGTTCGGCCATTGCGTCGGCATGTCGTTTCAAATTACCGATGACATTCTCGATTTCACCGGCACGGAAGAGCAGCTCGGCAAGCCGGCTGGAAGCGACTTGCAGCAAGGAAACGTCACCCTCCCCGTGCTGTATGCCCTTTGTGATGAACAGGTGCGGGCAAAAATTACGGCCGTCAACGCGGACACGGATGCCGAGGAGATGGCGGCGGTGCTAGCGGCCATTAAACAGACGGACGCCATCGAACGATCGTATGCGCTAAGCGATCGCTATTTGGAAAAGGCGCTCCGCCTGCTTGGCGAGCTGCCGGCCAACGAAGCGCGCACGCTGCTTCATGATCTCGCCCTCTACATTGGGAAAAGGGATTATTAG
- the menG gene encoding demethylmenaquinone methyltransferase, which produces MHQSKEERVHRVFEKISAHYDRMNSVISFRRHLKWREDVMRRMNVQKGKRALDVCCGTADWAIALAEAVGPEGEVYGLDFSENMLKVGEQKVKARGLGNVKLIHGNAMQLPFPDNSFDYVTIGFGLRNVPDYMTVLKEMHRVTKPGGMTVCLETSQPTLFGFRQLYYFYFRFIMPLFGKLLAKSYEEYSWLQESAREFPGRDELAEMFREAGFVDVEVKPYTFGVAAMHLGYKR; this is translated from the coding sequence ATGCATCAATCGAAAGAAGAGCGAGTCCATCGCGTATTTGAAAAAATTTCTGCACATTATGACCGGATGAATTCTGTCATCAGCTTCCGCCGCCATTTGAAATGGCGCGAAGACGTCATGCGGAGGATGAATGTGCAAAAAGGGAAAAGGGCGCTCGACGTTTGCTGCGGAACGGCCGACTGGGCGATCGCGCTGGCTGAGGCGGTCGGGCCGGAGGGGGAAGTGTACGGCCTTGACTTCAGCGAAAACATGCTGAAAGTCGGCGAACAAAAGGTGAAGGCGCGCGGCCTCGGCAATGTCAAGCTCATTCACGGCAACGCCATGCAGCTGCCGTTTCCCGACAATTCGTTCGATTATGTGACGATCGGCTTTGGCTTGCGCAACGTTCCTGATTATATGACGGTGCTTAAGGAAATGCACCGCGTCACCAAGCCGGGCGGCATGACCGTCTGTCTGGAAACGTCGCAGCCGACGTTGTTTGGTTTCCGCCAGCTTTACTATTTTTATTTTCGGTTTATTATGCCGCTGTTTGGCAAGCTGTTGGCGAAAAGCTATGAGGAATACTCGTGGCTGCAGGAGTCGGCGCGCGAATTTCCAGGGCGGGACGAGCTGGCTGAGATGTTCCGCGAAGCCGGTTTCGTCGATGTCGAGGTCAAACCGTACACGTTCGGCGTAGCGGCCATGCATTTAGGCTATAAACGATGA
- a CDS encoding heptaprenyl diphosphate synthase component 1 produces the protein MVKLASLKEQIERLLDHPYLRAHVPAPAVDEDRLLLSLSMMTDAPAAPNEPDRCIIAMMLIQIALDTHDQVTDRGGDLRTRQLVVLAGDLYSGLYYDLLARSGDVALIRLFAEAVREINEQKVRLYEKKVERIETLFAAVGTIESALLAKLAERIGAPQWGRFSGHYLLLRRLLLEQEAFVRTGSSMLFEQMAHIAFPWAKGLTKEQRRHLLRLCERYIDHCKEALLAANLPMNDLLRFRMAELAGGFQAIVKKSVEEG, from the coding sequence ATGGTGAAATTGGCGTCATTGAAGGAACAAATCGAACGGCTGCTTGACCATCCGTATTTGCGCGCGCATGTGCCGGCGCCGGCTGTTGATGAAGACCGGCTGCTGCTTTCGCTGTCGATGATGACTGATGCTCCGGCGGCGCCAAATGAGCCGGACCGGTGCATCATCGCCATGATGCTCATTCAAATCGCCCTTGACACCCATGATCAGGTGACAGACCGCGGCGGCGATTTGCGGACGCGGCAGCTTGTCGTTTTGGCCGGCGACTTGTACAGCGGGCTTTATTACGACTTGCTGGCGCGCTCGGGCGATGTTGCGCTCATCCGTTTGTTCGCCGAAGCGGTCCGCGAGATTAATGAGCAAAAAGTGCGGCTGTATGAAAAAAAGGTGGAGCGGATCGAGACGCTGTTCGCCGCGGTCGGCACGATCGAGTCGGCGTTGCTTGCGAAGCTTGCCGAGCGCATCGGGGCGCCGCAATGGGGGCGATTTTCCGGCCATTACTTGCTGTTGCGGCGCTTGCTGCTCGAGCAGGAAGCGTTCGTCCGCACGGGGTCATCCATGCTGTTTGAGCAAATGGCGCATATCGCCTTTCCATGGGCCAAAGGGCTGACGAAAGAACAAAGGCGGCATTTGCTTCGCCTTTGCGAGCGTTATATTGACCATTGCAAGGAAGCGCTGCTGGCGGCGAATTTGCCGATGAACGACCTGCTGCGGTTTCGCATGGCGGAACTTGCCGGCGGATTTCAAGCCATCGTCAAAAAGTCGGTGGAAGAAGGGTAG
- the mtrB gene encoding trp RNA-binding attenuation protein MtrB, whose protein sequence is MYTNSDFVVIKALEDGVNVIGLTRGADTRFHHSEKLDKGEVLIAQFTEHTSAIKVRGKAYIQTRHGVVESEGKK, encoded by the coding sequence ATGTACACAAACAGCGATTTTGTCGTCATTAAAGCGCTCGAAGACGGGGTGAACGTCATCGGGCTGACGCGCGGCGCGGACACAAGATTTCACCATTCGGAAAAGCTTGACAAAGGCGAAGTGTTGATTGCTCAGTTCACGGAACATACGTCGGCGATCAAAGTGAGAGGAAAAGCGTATATTCAAACGCGCCACGGTGTGGTTGAATCGGAAGGGAAAAAGTAA
- the folE gene encoding GTP cyclohydrolase I FolE yields MPEINFAQIEYAVRLILEAIGEDPNREGLVDTPKRVAKMYAEVFAGLQEDPKQHFQTVFSEEHEELVLVKDIPFYSMCEHHLVPFFGAAHVAYIPREGKVTGLSKLARAVEAVARRPQLQERITATIADSIVEALEPHGVMVVVEAEHMCMTMRGVKKPGAKTVTTAVRGVFETDANARAEVLSLIKA; encoded by the coding sequence ATGCCAGAGATCAATTTTGCGCAAATTGAATATGCGGTCCGCCTCATTCTTGAGGCGATCGGGGAAGATCCAAACCGCGAAGGGCTCGTCGATACGCCGAAGAGGGTGGCGAAAATGTACGCCGAGGTGTTCGCTGGGCTGCAGGAAGACCCAAAGCAGCACTTTCAAACCGTATTCAGCGAGGAACATGAGGAGCTTGTGCTCGTCAAAGATATTCCGTTTTATTCGATGTGCGAACACCATTTAGTGCCGTTTTTTGGCGCTGCCCACGTCGCCTATATTCCGCGGGAAGGGAAAGTGACCGGGCTGAGCAAGCTCGCTCGAGCCGTTGAGGCGGTGGCGCGCCGCCCGCAGCTGCAAGAGCGCATCACGGCAACGATCGCTGATTCGATCGTCGAGGCGCTTGAGCCGCATGGGGTGATGGTCGTCGTTGAGGCGGAGCATATGTGCATGACGATGCGCGGGGTGAAAAAACCGGGGGCCAAAACAGTGACGACAGCGGTGCGCGGCGTGTTTGAAACAGATGCCAACGCCCGCGCTGAAGTGCTTTCGTTAATCAAAGCGTAA
- a CDS encoding HU family DNA-binding protein has translation MNKTELINAVAETSGLSKKDATKAVDAVFDSITEALRKGDKVQLIGFGNFEVRERAARKGRNPQTGEEMEIPASKVPAFKPGKALKDAVK, from the coding sequence ATGAACAAAACGGAATTGATCAACGCGGTCGCTGAAACAAGCGGTCTTTCCAAAAAAGATGCGACAAAAGCCGTTGATGCGGTGTTTGATTCGATTACAGAAGCGCTGCGAAAAGGCGATAAAGTGCAATTAATCGGTTTTGGAAACTTTGAAGTGCGCGAGCGCGCCGCCCGGAAAGGACGCAACCCGCAAACGGGCGAAGAAATGGAAATTCCGGCAAGCAAAGTTCCTGCATTCAAACCGGGCAAAGCATTGAAAGATGCCGTCAAGTAA
- the spoIVA gene encoding stage IV sporulation protein A, with protein sequence MEKVDIFKDIAERTGGDIYLGVVGAVRTGKSTFIKRFMELVVIPNIKNEADKARAQDELPQSAAGKTIMTTEPKFVPNQAVTVKVDEGLEVNIRLVDCVGYAVPGAKGYEDENGPRMIHTPWYEEPIPFQEAAEIGTRKVIQEHSTIGVVITTDGTIGEIPRQDYVEAEERVISELKEVGKPFIMIVNTVRPHHPETEALRRELAEKYDIPVLAMSVESMREADVYNVLREALYEFPVLEVNVNLPSWVMVLREDHWLRESYQEAVRDTVKDIKRLRDVDRVVQQFAEYDFIEKAALAGIEMGQGIAEIDLYAPDELYDQILKEIVGVEIRGKDHLLQLMQDFAHAKAEYDQIADALKMVKQTGYGIAAPALSDMSLDEPEIIRQGSRFGVRLKAVAPSIHMIKVDVESEFAPIIGTEKQSEELVRYLMQDFEDDPLSIWNSDIFGRSLSSIVREGIQAKLALMPENARYKLKETLERIINEGSGGLIAIIL encoded by the coding sequence TTGGAAAAGGTCGATATTTTTAAAGATATCGCCGAGCGGACCGGCGGCGACATTTATTTAGGGGTCGTCGGCGCCGTCCGCACCGGAAAATCGACGTTTATTAAACGGTTTATGGAGTTGGTCGTGATTCCGAACATTAAAAACGAAGCCGATAAAGCGCGCGCCCAAGATGAACTGCCGCAAAGCGCCGCCGGCAAGACGATCATGACGACAGAACCGAAGTTCGTGCCAAACCAGGCGGTGACGGTGAAAGTGGATGAGGGGCTTGAAGTCAACATCCGTCTTGTCGACTGCGTCGGCTACGCCGTGCCCGGCGCAAAAGGGTATGAAGACGAAAACGGGCCGCGGATGATCCACACGCCTTGGTATGAAGAGCCGATCCCGTTCCAAGAGGCGGCGGAAATCGGGACAAGAAAAGTCATCCAAGAACATTCGACGATTGGAGTCGTCATTACGACGGACGGCACGATCGGGGAAATTCCGCGCCAAGACTATGTCGAAGCGGAAGAACGGGTCATTAGCGAGCTCAAAGAAGTCGGCAAGCCGTTCATTATGATCGTCAACACCGTTCGGCCGCACCATCCGGAAACCGAGGCGCTTCGCCGCGAGCTCGCCGAAAAGTACGACATTCCGGTGCTCGCCATGAGCGTGGAAAGCATGCGCGAAGCCGACGTGTATAACGTGCTTCGTGAAGCATTATATGAATTCCCGGTGCTTGAAGTGAACGTCAACTTGCCGAGCTGGGTGATGGTGCTGCGCGAAGATCATTGGCTGCGCGAAAGCTATCAAGAAGCGGTGCGCGACACCGTCAAAGACATCAAACGGCTGCGCGACGTCGACCGGGTTGTGCAGCAGTTTGCCGAGTACGATTTCATCGAAAAAGCGGCGCTTGCCGGCATCGAAATGGGGCAAGGGATCGCCGAAATTGACTTGTATGCACCGGATGAGCTGTACGATCAAATTTTAAAAGAAATCGTCGGCGTCGAGATTCGCGGCAAAGACCATCTGCTTCAGCTCATGCAAGACTTCGCCCATGCGAAAGCGGAATATGACCAAATCGCCGACGCGCTGAAAATGGTCAAACAAACCGGCTACGGCATCGCTGCGCCCGCTTTGTCTGACATGAGTCTTGACGAACCGGAAATCATCCGCCAAGGGTCGCGCTTTGGCGTCCGTTTGAAAGCTGTGGCGCCGTCGATTCATATGATCAAAGTTGACGTCGAATCGGAGTTTGCACCGATCATTGGCACGGAAAAGCAAAGCGAAGAGCTCGTCCGCTATTTAATGCAAGACTTCGAAGACGATCCGCTGTCGATTTGGAACTCTGACATTTTCGGCCGCTCGCTCAGCTCCATCGTCCGTGAAGGCATCCAAGCAAAACTTGCGCTCATGCCGGAAAACGCCCGCTACAAGCTGAAAGAAACGCTTGAGCGCATCATCAACGAAGGCTCCGGCGGCCTCATCGCGATTATTTTATAG
- a CDS encoding DUF2768 domain-containing protein yields MSPALAKMWIAIASMVFMFISVGFIYLSRYKVKMKWLRFLLALVAYILLIFAGIIIIFVVFSGPTPQ; encoded by the coding sequence ATGTCACCGGCGTTAGCGAAAATGTGGATCGCCATCGCCTCGATGGTGTTTATGTTTATTTCCGTCGGCTTCATTTACTTAAGCCGCTACAAAGTCAAGATGAAATGGCTTCGCTTTCTGTTGGCGCTCGTCGCCTACATTCTTTTGATTTTCGCCGGCATCATCATCATTTTCGTCGTATTCAGCGGACCGACACCGCAATAG
- a CDS encoding NAD(P)H-dependent glycerol-3-phosphate dehydrogenase, translating to MENIAVLGAGSWGTALALVLADNGHHVRLWGHRTEQISEINEKRTNEKYLPGVRLPDAIIGYDDLCAALDGVAIVVLAVPTKAIRSVLADVRACLAKPITIVAVSKGIEPGTHKRVSEMVAEEMGEWLADVVVLSGPSHAEEVVLRHPTTVAVSSPNMEAARRIQDIFMNHHYFRVYTNPDLIGVEVGGALKNIIALAAGISDGLGYGDNAKAALITRGLAEIARLGCALGANPLTFAGLTGVGDLIVTCTSVHSRNWRAGYMLGQGKKLDEVLESMGMVVEGVRTTKAAYELAKELGVKMPITEALYDVLFAGKDPKEAVDSLMARGKKEEMDDLNNIFAEQE from the coding sequence ATGGAGAACATCGCCGTATTGGGGGCTGGAAGCTGGGGAACGGCGTTGGCGCTCGTGCTGGCTGACAATGGGCACCACGTCCGGCTCTGGGGTCATCGGACCGAGCAGATCAGCGAAATCAACGAAAAGCGGACAAATGAAAAATATTTGCCAGGCGTTCGCCTGCCGGACGCCATTATCGGCTATGACGACCTTTGCGCTGCGCTTGACGGCGTTGCGATCGTTGTGCTCGCCGTGCCGACTAAAGCGATCCGCTCGGTGCTTGCGGACGTGCGCGCCTGCTTGGCCAAGCCGATCACCATTGTTGCCGTCAGCAAAGGAATCGAACCAGGGACGCATAAGCGGGTGTCGGAAATGGTCGCCGAGGAAATGGGGGAATGGCTTGCAGATGTTGTCGTTCTCTCCGGGCCGAGCCATGCCGAGGAAGTCGTGCTCCGCCACCCGACGACCGTGGCGGTATCGTCGCCAAATATGGAAGCGGCGCGCCGCATTCAAGACATCTTTATGAACCATCACTATTTTCGCGTGTATACGAACCCGGATTTAATCGGCGTCGAAGTCGGCGGGGCGCTGAAAAATATCATCGCCTTGGCCGCTGGAATCAGCGACGGGCTTGGCTATGGGGATAACGCCAAAGCGGCCCTCATCACGCGCGGGCTCGCCGAGATTGCCCGCCTCGGCTGCGCCCTCGGCGCTAATCCGTTGACATTCGCTGGTTTGACGGGAGTCGGCGATTTGATTGTCACGTGCACGAGCGTCCATTCCCGCAACTGGAGGGCCGGCTACATGCTCGGCCAAGGAAAAAAGCTGGACGAGGTGCTTGAGAGCATGGGGATGGTCGTCGAAGGGGTGCGAACGACAAAAGCCGCCTATGAGCTGGCGAAAGAGCTTGGTGTGAAGATGCCGATCACCGAAGCTCTCTATGACGTATTGTTTGCGGGAAAAGACCCGAAAGAGGCGGTCGATTCGCTCATGGCGCGCGGAAAAAAAGAGGAAATGGATGACTTAAACAACATTTTTGCCGAACAAGAATGA